One Myxocyprinus asiaticus isolate MX2 ecotype Aquarium Trade chromosome 20, UBuf_Myxa_2, whole genome shotgun sequence genomic region harbors:
- the LOC127410712 gene encoding uncharacterized protein LOC127410712 produces MMLRPKDLCQGSGTKTFLEAMQSGKVHLARFVLDALDGRIINSRAENSRTLLMHAVCLQDNATRSKFTHLLLKKGADVNIQDDHGRTALSLACEQGHLDAVKLLVQFNADPEITDTWGNSALMYAACGGHSRVLEFLVRAFKKLGLWIERTNHAGHSAMQVADFFGHYQCVQALNGCGKKAVSLTNSTGEPADDLRWPNRLPKQVLERFSKQIQGKSEEFFPTLFQRQLHVGEGNSLRIRYRREPPSPDGAEINHCQTLNRLEERRPAEDGPDFLFASRQIQNSILKEVGTTRKMDFNPEQLKHENEGAPLWGKAKSFNADLRICRKQSYQGDVHEFNRSATKFKRASLQDEKPLVAKFYCHDNTKINDAVKSKHLGGFEKSQIGESKGRKECGSIPKAGRQNKLLFNREELEPERIKPHPTGLAGLGTRLLRRFTAPEFMKHITDCPTEEGQNLKGKMSRSETFPFSHTHQRVNSQPSVDSISGVRCEFESNSAVFHS; encoded by the coding sequence ATGATGCTAAGACCAAAGGATTTGTGTCAAGGCTCTGGCACAAAAACTTTCTTGGAGGCCATGCAGAGTGGCAAAGTTCACCTTGCTCGCTTCGTCCTGGATGCTTTGGATGGACGCATCATCAACTCAAGAGCTGAAAACAGTCGAACGCTACTCATGCATGCCGTGTGCCTTCAGGATAACGCTACCAGATCAAAGTTCACCCATTTGTTGCTGAAAAAAGGTGCGGATGTGAATATTCAAGATGACCACGGCCGCACGGCCTTGAGTCTCGCTTGTGAACAAGGCCACTTGGATGCCGTAAAGCTCCTTGTGCAGTTCAACGCCGATCCTGAAATCACGGACACTTGGGGAAACAGCGCACTCATGTACGCCGCCTGCGGAGGACACAGTCGAGTCCTTGAGTTCCTGGTCAGGGCGTTCAAGAAGCTCGGGCTGTGGATAGAGCGCACCAACCACGCAGGCCATTCCGCCATGCAAGTAGCTGACTTCTTTGGACACTACCAGTGTGTTCAAGCCCTTAATGGTTGTGGAAAGAAGGCGGTAAGTCTGACTAACAGCACTGGAGAACCCGCAGATGATCTCAGGTGGCCCAATCGGCTTCCCAAACAAGTTCTAGAGCGCTTCTCCAAACAAATACAAGGCAAAAGCGAAGAATTTTTCCCAACCTTGTTTCAGAGACAGCTACATGTGGGAGAAGGCAACAGCCTGCGAATTCGCTACAGACGTGAACCGCCGTCCCCTGACGGAGCGGAAATTAACCACTGCCAAACTCTGAACAGATTGGAGGAGAGACGGCCAGCTGAAGATGGACCAGATTTCTTGTTTGCTTCAAGACAGATTCAAAACTCTATTCTGAAAGAAGTGGGCACCACCAGAAAAATGGATTTCAATCCAGAACAGCTCAAACATGAGAATGAAGGTGCTCCTCTCTGGGGAAAAGCCAAATCCTTTAACGCGGACCTCAGAATCTGCCGGAAGCAGTCCTATCAAGGTGACGTTCATGAATTCAACAGGTCTGCCACTAAATTCAAAAGAGCATCGCTTCAGGACGAGAAACCTCTTGTGGCAAAGTTCTACTGCCATGACAACACAAAGATAAATGACGCTGTGAAATCAAAACACCTTGGAGGATTTGAGAAATCACAGATTGGTGAGAGTAAGGGTAGAAAAGAGTGTGGTAGTATTCCCAAAGCTGGCAGACAGAACAAACTTCTCTTCAATCGAGAAGAACTTGAACCTGAGAGAATCAAACCTCATCCCACCGGACTCGCCGGACTTGGAACCAGATTGCTGCGCAGATTCACAGCTCCAGAATTCATGAAGCACATCACAGACTGTCCGACTGAGGAGGGACAGAATTTGAAAGGCAAAATGTCCCGGTCTGAAACCTTTCCATTCTCACACACTCATCAGAGAGTGAACAGCCAGCCGAGTGTGGACAGCATCAGCGGGGTGAGATGCGAATTTGAGAGTAATTCTGCTGTATTTCACTCCTAA